One region of Pseudomonas glycinae genomic DNA includes:
- a CDS encoding TetR family transcriptional regulator — protein MVRRTKEEAQETRSQILEAAEKAFYERGVARTTLSDIATLAGVTRGAIYWHFSNKADLLQAMLDTLHEPLDELAKASESEDEPDPLGCMRQLLIHLFHQVALDPKTRRIKEILFHKCEFTDEMCDLRQQRRTASLDCNVRIALTLSNAVNRGQLPADLDTARAAISIHAYIDGLLYGWLLAPDSFELYAEAERWVDTGLDMLRWSPSLRK, from the coding sequence ATGGTTCGTCGTACCAAAGAGGAAGCTCAGGAAACGCGCAGCCAGATTCTCGAAGCGGCCGAAAAAGCCTTCTATGAGCGGGGCGTGGCTCGCACGACCCTGTCGGATATCGCGACTCTGGCCGGGGTGACGCGCGGTGCGATCTATTGGCACTTCAGCAACAAGGCCGATCTGTTGCAAGCCATGCTCGATACCCTGCATGAGCCGCTGGACGAACTGGCCAAGGCCAGCGAAAGCGAGGACGAACCCGATCCGCTGGGCTGCATGCGCCAATTGCTGATTCATTTGTTTCATCAAGTTGCGCTGGACCCGAAGACCCGACGTATCAAAGAAATTCTGTTTCATAAGTGCGAGTTCACCGATGAAATGTGCGACCTGCGCCAGCAGCGCCGGACCGCCAGCCTGGATTGCAATGTGCGGATCGCGCTGACATTGAGTAATGCAGTCAATCGTGGGCAGTTGCCGGCAGACCTCGACACCGCCCGGGCAGCCATCAGCATTCACGCCTATATCGACGGCCTCCTTTATGGATGGCTCCTGGCGCCGGACAGCTTCGAGCTGTACGCCGAGGCCGAGCGCTGGGTCGATACCGGGCTGGACATGCTGCGCTGGAGCCCCAGCCTGCGCAAATGA
- the pcaC gene encoding 4-carboxymuconolactone decarboxylase, translating to MDEKQRYDDGMQVRRAVLGDAHVDRSLTTLTEFNSEFQEMITRHAWGDIWTRPGLPRHTRSLITIAMLIGMNREGELKLHLRAAANNGVSRGEIKEVIMQSAIYCGIPAANATFHLAESVWDELGTESRE from the coding sequence GTGGACGAGAAACAACGTTACGACGACGGCATGCAAGTGCGCCGCGCGGTGCTCGGCGATGCTCACGTCGACCGCAGCCTGACCACGCTGACCGAGTTCAACTCGGAGTTCCAGGAGATGATCACCCGTCACGCCTGGGGCGACATCTGGACCCGCCCGGGCCTGCCACGCCACACCCGCAGCCTGATCACCATCGCCATGCTGATCGGCATGAACCGCGAAGGTGAACTGAAGTTGCACCTGCGGGCGGCGGCCAACAATGGCGTGAGCCGTGGCGAGATCAAGGAAGTGATCATGCAGAGCGCGATCTACTGCGGGATTCCGGCGGCGAATGCGACCTTTCATCTGGCCGAGTCGGTGTGGGATGAGCTGGGTACCGAATCCCGCGAGTGA
- a CDS encoding OprD family porin: MTTSPAPYALPGLIALALAGIALPAAAEEAGFIDGAKVNLNLRNFYINRNFTNPTKAQGKAEEWTQNFILDAKSGFTQGTVGFGMDVLGLYSVKLDGGKGTGGTQLLPLDHDGRPADNFGRTNVAFKAKLSQTEVKVGEWMPVLPILRSDDGRSLPQTFRGGQITSKEIDGLTLYGGQFRANSPRDDSSMSDMSMTGKAAFTSDRFNFQGGEYVFNDKRTQIGLWNAELKDIYSQQYINLIHSQPIGDWTLGANLGFFYGKDDGSARAGELDNKTWSGMFSAKYGGHTFYVGLQKLTGDSAWMRVNGTSGGTLANDSYNASYDNAQERSWQVRHDYNFVALGVPGLTLMNRYISGDNVHTGTITDGKEWGRESELGYTVQSGALKNLNVRWRNSTMRRDFSNNEFDENRLIVSYPISLL; encoded by the coding sequence ATGACAACCTCCCCTGCGCCCTACGCACTTCCCGGTCTGATCGCCCTCGCCCTCGCCGGCATCGCGCTGCCCGCTGCGGCTGAAGAAGCCGGTTTTATCGACGGGGCCAAGGTCAACCTGAACCTGCGCAACTTCTACATCAACCGCAACTTCACCAACCCGACCAAGGCTCAGGGCAAGGCTGAAGAGTGGACGCAGAACTTCATCCTCGACGCCAAATCCGGTTTCACCCAGGGCACCGTCGGGTTCGGCATGGATGTGCTGGGGTTGTACTCGGTGAAGCTCGATGGCGGCAAAGGCACCGGTGGCACGCAGTTGTTGCCGCTGGATCATGACGGACGCCCGGCGGACAACTTCGGCCGCACCAACGTCGCGTTCAAGGCGAAGCTGTCGCAAACCGAAGTGAAGGTCGGCGAGTGGATGCCGGTGTTGCCGATCCTGCGCTCGGACGACGGCCGCTCGCTGCCGCAGACCTTTCGCGGCGGCCAGATCACCTCGAAGGAAATCGATGGCCTGACCCTTTACGGCGGCCAGTTCCGCGCCAACAGCCCGCGCGACGACAGCAGCATGAGCGACATGTCGATGACCGGCAAAGCCGCGTTCACCTCGGATCGCTTCAACTTTCAGGGCGGCGAATACGTATTCAATGACAAGCGCACCCAGATCGGCCTGTGGAACGCCGAACTCAAGGACATCTACAGCCAGCAATACATCAACCTGATCCACAGCCAGCCAATCGGCGACTGGACCCTGGGGGCCAACCTCGGTTTCTTCTATGGCAAGGACGACGGCAGCGCCCGCGCCGGCGAGCTCGACAACAAGACCTGGTCGGGGATGTTCTCGGCAAAATACGGTGGCCACACCTTCTACGTCGGCCTGCAGAAACTCACCGGCGACAGCGCCTGGATGCGGGTCAACGGCACCAGCGGCGGCACCCTGGCCAACGACAGCTACAACGCCAGTTACGACAACGCGCAGGAACGCTCCTGGCAGGTCCGCCACGACTACAACTTCGTCGCCCTCGGCGTTCCCGGCCTGACCCTGATGAACCGCTACATCAGTGGCGACAACGTCCACACCGGCACCATCACCGACGGCAAGGAATGGGGGCGCGAATCGGAACTGGGCTACACCGTGCAGAGCGGCGCGCTGAAGAACCTGAACGTCAGATGGCGTAACTCGACCATGCGCCGCGACTTCAGCAACAACGAGTTCGACGAGAACCGCCTGATCGTCAGCTATCCGATCAGTTTGCTGTGA
- the emhC gene encoding efflux RND transporter outer membrane subunit EmhC, translating to MSKSLLSIAVAAFVLSGCSLIPDYQQPEAPVAAQFPQGPAYSPAQAPAQAAAEQGWKQFFHDPALQQLIQVALENNRDLRVAALNIDAYAAQYRIQRADLFPAVSANASGSRQRVPARASQTGESSITSSYSATVGISAYELDLFGRVRSLSEQALQQYFATEEARRSTQISLVASVANAYLTWQADKELLKLTQDTLGAFEESYKLTSRSNEVGVASALDLAQSRTSVENARAQLARYTRQVAQDENSLTLLLGTGIPANLQAAKPLSDDLLADVPAGLPSDLLQRRPDILQAEYNLKAANANIGAARAAFFPSISLTANAGSLSPDLSGLFKGGSGTWLFQPQINLPIFNAGSLRASLDYAKIQKDIGVANYEKSIQTAFQEVADGLAARQTYTEQLQAQRDFVQANQDYYRLAERRYRIGVDSNLTFLDAQRQLFSAQQSLITDRLAQLTSAVNLYKALGGGWNAQTAQNEPLKEEAPKMKLF from the coding sequence ATGAGCAAGTCGCTACTCTCCATCGCAGTCGCCGCCTTCGTGCTGAGCGGTTGCTCGCTGATACCGGATTATCAGCAGCCGGAAGCACCGGTGGCCGCGCAATTCCCGCAGGGCCCGGCGTACTCGCCGGCCCAGGCACCGGCACAGGCCGCTGCCGAGCAGGGCTGGAAGCAGTTTTTCCACGACCCTGCCCTGCAGCAGCTGATCCAGGTGGCCCTGGAAAACAACCGCGACCTGCGTGTCGCGGCGCTGAACATCGACGCCTATGCGGCTCAATACCGCATCCAGCGTGCTGATCTGTTCCCGGCCGTGTCGGCCAATGCCAGCGGCAGCCGTCAGCGGGTTCCGGCCCGTGCGTCGCAGACCGGCGAGTCGAGCATCACCAGCTCCTACTCCGCCACCGTCGGCATCAGCGCCTACGAACTCGACCTGTTCGGTCGGGTTCGCAGCCTGAGCGAACAAGCGCTGCAACAATACTTCGCCACCGAAGAAGCGCGCCGCAGCACCCAGATCAGCCTGGTGGCAAGCGTGGCCAACGCCTACCTGACCTGGCAGGCCGACAAGGAACTGCTCAAGCTGACTCAGGACACCCTCGGTGCCTTCGAGGAAAGCTACAAGCTGACCAGTCGCAGCAATGAAGTCGGTGTGGCCTCGGCGCTGGACCTGGCGCAGTCGCGCACCTCGGTCGAGAACGCCCGGGCACAACTGGCGCGTTACACCCGCCAGGTGGCCCAGGACGAAAACAGCCTGACCCTGCTGCTCGGCACTGGCATCCCGGCCAACCTGCAAGCGGCCAAGCCGCTGTCGGATGACCTGCTGGCCGATGTGCCGGCCGGTCTGCCGTCGGATCTGCTGCAACGTCGTCCGGACATCCTGCAGGCCGAGTACAACCTGAAGGCCGCCAACGCCAACATCGGCGCAGCCCGTGCAGCGTTCTTCCCGAGCATCAGCCTGACCGCCAACGCGGGCAGCCTGAGCCCGGACCTGTCCGGCCTGTTCAAGGGCGGTTCGGGCACGTGGCTGTTCCAGCCGCAGATCAACCTGCCGATCTTCAACGCCGGCAGCCTGCGCGCCAGCCTCGACTACGCCAAGATCCAGAAGGACATTGGCGTGGCGAACTACGAGAAGTCCATTCAAACGGCCTTCCAGGAAGTCGCCGACGGCCTGGCCGCACGCCAGACCTACACCGAGCAGTTGCAGGCACAGCGTGATTTCGTTCAGGCCAACCAGGATTACTACCGCCTGGCCGAGCGTCGCTATCGCATTGGCGTCGACAGCAACCTGACCTTCCTTGATGCCCAGCGTCAGCTGTTCAGCGCACAACAATCGCTGATCACCGACCGCCTCGCGCAGCTGACCAGTGCGGTCAACCTGTACAAGGCCCTGGGCGGTGGCTGGAATGCGCAGACCGCGCAGAACGAGCCGCTCAAAGAAGAAGCGCCGAAGATGAAGCTGTTCTGA
- the emhA gene encoding efflux RND transporter periplasmic adaptor subunit EmhA produces MQFKPAVTALVTAVALASLLSGCKKEEAAPAAPPPQVGVVTLQPQAFTLTSELPGRTSAFRIAEVRPQVNGIILKRLFKEGADVKAGQQLYQIDPSVYEATLKSAEANLRSTKSISDRYKQLVDEQAVSRQEYDTAVANRLQSEASLQTAQINVRYTKVYAPISGRIGRSSVTEGALVSNGQADAMAVIQQLDPIYVDVTQSSVELLELRRELESGRLQKAGDNAAAVKLTLEDGSQYKLDGKLEFSEVSVDQTTGSVTLRAVFPNPDHTLLPGMFVHAQLQAGVNSAAILAPQQGVTRDLKGTPTALVVGPDNKVELRQLKASRTVGSQWLIEDGLKAGDRLITEGLQFVKPGVEVKPTEATNVGNKNPAPAQAADKAAGGKGE; encoded by the coding sequence ATGCAATTCAAGCCAGCTGTTACCGCTCTGGTCACTGCCGTCGCCCTGGCATCGCTGCTCAGCGGATGTAAAAAGGAAGAGGCGGCTCCCGCCGCACCACCTCCTCAGGTCGGCGTCGTCACCCTGCAACCACAAGCCTTTACCCTGACTTCCGAATTGCCGGGCCGCACCAGCGCGTTCCGCATCGCCGAAGTTCGTCCGCAGGTCAACGGCATCATTCTCAAGCGTCTGTTCAAGGAAGGCGCCGATGTCAAAGCCGGCCAGCAGCTGTATCAGATCGATCCGTCGGTCTATGAAGCGACCCTGAAAAGCGCCGAAGCCAACCTGCGTTCGACCAAGTCGATCTCCGACCGCTACAAGCAACTGGTCGACGAGCAGGCCGTCAGCCGTCAGGAATACGACACCGCCGTGGCCAACCGCCTGCAATCGGAAGCGTCGTTGCAGACCGCACAGATCAACGTGCGTTACACCAAGGTCTACGCACCGATCTCCGGTCGTATTGGCCGCTCTTCGGTGACCGAAGGCGCGCTGGTCAGCAACGGACAGGCCGACGCGATGGCCGTGATCCAGCAACTGGACCCGATCTACGTCGACGTCACCCAGTCCTCGGTCGAATTGCTGGAACTGCGCCGCGAACTGGAAAGTGGCCGCCTGCAAAAGGCTGGCGACAACGCCGCTGCGGTCAAGCTGACCCTGGAAGACGGCAGCCAGTACAAGCTCGACGGTAAGCTGGAATTCTCCGAAGTGTCGGTCGATCAGACCACCGGTTCCGTGACCCTGCGCGCCGTGTTCCCGAACCCGGATCACACCCTGCTGCCAGGCATGTTCGTCCACGCACAGTTGCAGGCCGGTGTGAACAGCGCCGCGATCCTCGCACCGCAGCAAGGCGTGACCCGCGACCTCAAAGGCACCCCGACCGCACTGGTCGTCGGCCCGGACAACAAGGTCGAACTGCGTCAGCTCAAGGCCAGCCGTACTGTCGGCAGCCAGTGGCTGATCGAAGACGGCCTGAAGGCCGGCGATCGCCTGATCACCGAAGGGCTGCAATTCGTCAAACCGGGTGTTGAGGTCAAACCGACCGAAGCGACCAACGTCGGCAACAAGAACCCGGCCCCCGCTCAGGCAGCTGACAAAGCCGCCGGCGGCAAAGGGGAGTAA
- a CDS encoding DUF1641 domain-containing protein, protein MKESEAPSATPGYTALMARLQPLIDAGRLENIVDLLSLLSDLVDLLDEAMVEKLSLLVEQAAAGSWEMANALRLAKAEVAAQHQPPSVVALLKLLNDSDTRKGVAVVLKALNVIGRQL, encoded by the coding sequence ATGAAAGAGTCTGAAGCCCCGTCGGCCACACCCGGCTACACCGCCCTGATGGCCAGACTGCAACCGTTGATCGACGCTGGACGGCTGGAAAACATTGTCGACCTGCTGTCCCTGCTGTCGGATCTGGTCGACCTGTTGGATGAAGCCATGGTGGAGAAGCTGTCCTTGCTGGTCGAACAGGCGGCAGCCGGCAGTTGGGAGATGGCCAATGCTCTGCGTCTGGCGAAGGCTGAAGTGGCCGCGCAACACCAGCCACCAAGCGTCGTTGCACTGCTCAAACTGTTGAACGACAGCGATACACGCAAAGGAGTAGCCGTTGTCTTGAAAGCGCTCAACGTCATCGGAAGACAACTTTAA
- a CDS encoding methyltransferase domain-containing protein → MSVKLETPGKPCSDWDAKAYQQFSRLRQQPVVELLGRVDLDNPQRIYDLGCGTGIATQLLAERWPGAQLRGIDSSAQMLDQARSLPIKASWQHCNLLDWQPEQSADLLLAAAVLHFIDDHEQLLPRLLSHINPGGCLAAHMPDWRDALWYQLMLDTLNDAGPCGRPIGTAQLRQRMAARPLLSLEDYYRLLAPLTQSLDIWETEQLQVVDGKSPVYDWVKVSALRPVMQGLTSEEQARFIYHYLMRVHAHYPQEENGHTLFAFKRIFIVAKV, encoded by the coding sequence ATGAGCGTAAAACTCGAAACGCCGGGCAAGCCCTGCTCCGACTGGGACGCCAAGGCGTACCAGCAGTTTTCCCGCCTCAGGCAACAACCGGTCGTTGAATTGCTCGGCCGCGTAGACCTGGACAATCCTCAGCGCATTTATGACCTCGGTTGCGGCACCGGGATTGCCACGCAACTGTTGGCCGAACGCTGGCCGGGGGCGCAGTTGCGGGGCATCGACAGTTCGGCACAGATGCTCGATCAGGCACGCAGCCTGCCGATCAAGGCGTCGTGGCAGCATTGCAACCTGCTCGACTGGCAACCCGAACAATCGGCCGACCTGCTGCTGGCCGCAGCCGTGCTGCACTTTATCGACGACCATGAGCAACTGCTGCCCCGTCTGCTCAGCCACATAAACCCCGGTGGATGCCTCGCCGCGCACATGCCGGACTGGCGCGATGCGCTGTGGTATCAGCTGATGCTCGACACCCTCAACGATGCCGGACCCTGCGGTCGCCCCATCGGCACTGCACAATTGCGCCAGCGCATGGCCGCGCGGCCGTTGTTGTCGCTGGAGGATTACTACCGGTTGCTGGCCCCGCTGACCCAGTCACTGGATATCTGGGAAACCGAGCAGTTGCAGGTGGTCGACGGTAAATCGCCGGTTTATGACTGGGTGAAGGTGTCGGCGCTGCGGCCGGTGATGCAGGGGCTGACGTCAGAGGAACAGGCGCGCTTCATTTATCACTACCTGATGCGGGTGCATGCGCATTATCCGCAGGAGGAAAATGGCCATACGTTGTTTGCGTTCAAGCGGATTTTCATTGTTGCCAAGGTGTGA
- a CDS encoding NAD(P)/FAD-dependent oxidoreductase, producing the protein MKKRIVIVGGGVGGTMLANQLVGKLYPEILRGEVSIILLSESPDHYYKPAFMYVAFNLFFKEELKRPERSLLRPEIDFQVEKVIRFDFNNQRLKTHSGKFFVYDFLVIATGCVPAPERIEGLKEVGDHFYQYEPARQLAQRLSTIEKGRIFITVSFPQTPNVPHQCGIAPVETTLMLHDFLCRRGVRKNVEIIYTYPTTAQLLRNCLFLQRPTGEILPGIFDKAGIQYRRGFTLSQVDPDAKIAYSHEGADEQFDILMATPPIRAVDAVLESGISQAPNNEGWLPTNHETLQVYGLDGVYVIGDTVDLPVSKAGGACHNQAPVIANNIAAEIRLGHPISAYDGRVQAVAQMGLNAGMPLWYNYRSDVLPTPPTKLGGLLRNSFNRGLYWAVARGML; encoded by the coding sequence ATGAAAAAGCGAATAGTGATCGTCGGTGGCGGCGTAGGCGGAACCATGCTGGCCAATCAATTGGTCGGCAAGCTGTATCCCGAAATCCTGCGTGGCGAAGTCTCGATCATCCTGCTGTCGGAATCCCCCGATCATTACTACAAACCTGCGTTCATGTACGTGGCGTTCAACCTGTTTTTCAAGGAAGAACTCAAACGCCCGGAACGCTCATTGTTGCGACCTGAAATCGACTTTCAGGTTGAAAAGGTCATACGGTTCGACTTCAACAACCAGCGCCTCAAAACCCATAGCGGCAAGTTTTTTGTCTACGACTTTCTGGTCATCGCCACCGGTTGTGTGCCCGCTCCGGAACGCATCGAGGGGTTGAAAGAGGTCGGCGACCATTTCTATCAATACGAACCGGCGCGCCAACTGGCGCAACGTCTGAGCACGATTGAAAAAGGTCGGATTTTCATTACCGTGTCTTTTCCGCAGACTCCCAATGTGCCGCACCAATGCGGTATTGCTCCGGTAGAAACGACACTCATGCTGCATGATTTTCTGTGTCGTCGGGGTGTTCGCAAGAACGTGGAGATCATCTACACCTACCCGACTACCGCCCAGCTGTTGCGCAACTGTCTGTTCCTGCAACGCCCGACCGGAGAGATCCTGCCGGGCATTTTCGACAAAGCGGGCATCCAGTATCGGCGCGGTTTCACCCTGAGCCAGGTCGATCCCGACGCAAAAATCGCCTACTCCCATGAAGGCGCGGACGAACAGTTCGACATCCTGATGGCAACCCCGCCGATCCGCGCCGTGGATGCGGTGCTGGAATCCGGAATTTCCCAGGCGCCCAACAACGAAGGCTGGTTGCCGACCAACCACGAAACCCTGCAGGTCTATGGCCTGGACGGGGTCTATGTGATCGGCGACACCGTTGACCTGCCGGTGAGCAAGGCCGGTGGAGCCTGCCATAACCAGGCACCGGTGATCGCCAACAACATCGCCGCCGAAATCCGTCTGGGGCACCCCATCAGTGCCTATGACGGTCGCGTTCAGGCCGTTGCGCAAATGGGCCTGAATGCCGGAATGCCGCTTTGGTACAACTATCGGAGCGATGTACTGCCGACGCCACCGACCAAGCTTGGCGGCCTGCTGCGCAACAGCTTCAATCGCGGTCTGTACTGGGCGGTGGCCCGAGGAATGCTTTGA
- the emhB gene encoding efflux RND transporter permease subunit EmhB, with the protein MSKFFIDRPIFAWVIALVIMLVGALSILKLPINQYPSIAPPAIAISVTYPGASAQTVQDTVVQVIEQQLNGIDNLRYVSSESNSDGSMTITATFEQGTNSDTAQVQVQNKLNLATPLLPQEVQQQGIRVTKAVKNFLLVIGVVSRDGSMTKDDLSNYIVSNMQDPISRTAGVGDFQVFGAQYAMRIWLDPAKLNNFNLTPVDVKTAIAAQNVQVSSGQLGGLPAVQGQQLNATIIGKTRLQTAEQFKEILLKVNKDGSQVRLKDVADVGLGGENYAISAQFNGSPASGLAVKLANGANALDTAKALRKTIDDLKPFFPQGMEVVFPYDTTPVVTESIKGVVHTLVEAIALVFLVMFLFLQNFRATVITTMTVPVVLLGTFGILAAAGFSINTLTMFGMVLAIGLLVDDAIVVVENVERVMSEEGLSPKEATKKSMGQIQGALVGIALVLSAVLLPMAFFSGSTGVIYKQFSITIVSAMALSVLVALIFTPALCATMLKAIPHGEHGTPKKGFFGWFNRNFDRGVNSYERGVGNMLSRKAPYLLAYLLIVIGMIWLFTRIPTAFLPEEDQGVLFAQVQTPAGSSAQRTQVVVDEMREFLLRPTKDGGEGDAVASVFTVTGFNFAGRGQSSGMAFIMLKPWDERNADNSVFKLAARAQQHFFSFRDAMVFAFAPPAVLELGNATGFDVFLQDRAGIGHEKLMAARNQFLGMAAQSKVLTQVRPNGLNDEPQFQLEIDDEKASALGITISDINNTLSIALGSSYVNDFIDRGRVKKVYVQGRPDSRMSPEDLKKWYVRNASGTMVPFSAFAKGEWIYGSPKLARYNGVEAVEILGAPAPGYSTGEAMAEVEAIAKKLPAGVGISWTGLSYEERLSGSQAPALYALSLLMVFLCLAALYESWSIPIAVMLVVPLGIIGALMATSLRGLSNDVYFQVGLLTTIGLAAKNAILIVEFAKELHEQGRSLRDAAIEACRMRLRPIIMTSLAFVLGVVPLAISTGAGSGSQHAIGTGVIGGMLTATILAIFWVPLFFVTVSSMGQRKNAGKDDAIETPKEAGQ; encoded by the coding sequence ATGTCAAAATTTTTCATCGACCGTCCGATTTTCGCCTGGGTAATTGCCCTGGTGATCATGCTGGTCGGGGCACTTTCGATCCTGAAACTGCCGATCAACCAGTACCCGAGCATTGCGCCACCGGCCATTGCAATCTCCGTGACCTACCCGGGTGCTTCGGCACAGACGGTTCAGGACACCGTGGTGCAAGTGATCGAGCAGCAGCTCAACGGTATCGACAACCTGCGTTATGTGTCCTCGGAAAGTAACTCCGACGGCAGCATGACCATCACCGCGACCTTCGAGCAAGGCACCAACTCCGACACCGCGCAGGTTCAGGTCCAGAACAAGCTGAACCTGGCCACCCCGCTGCTGCCGCAGGAAGTGCAGCAACAGGGTATCCGCGTGACCAAGGCAGTGAAGAACTTCCTGCTGGTGATCGGCGTGGTGTCGCGTGACGGCAGCATGACCAAGGACGACCTGTCCAACTACATCGTGTCGAACATGCAGGACCCGATCTCGCGGACCGCCGGTGTCGGTGACTTCCAGGTCTTCGGTGCCCAGTACGCAATGCGCATCTGGCTCGACCCGGCCAAGTTGAACAACTTCAACCTGACCCCGGTCGACGTGAAAACCGCGATTGCGGCGCAGAACGTCCAGGTGTCGTCCGGTCAGCTCGGTGGCTTGCCTGCCGTGCAGGGCCAGCAGCTGAACGCCACGATCATCGGCAAGACCCGTCTGCAGACTGCCGAGCAGTTCAAAGAGATTCTGCTCAAGGTCAACAAGGACGGCTCGCAGGTTCGCTTGAAAGACGTCGCCGACGTCGGCCTGGGTGGCGAGAACTATGCGATCAGCGCCCAGTTCAACGGCAGCCCGGCTTCCGGTCTGGCGGTGAAACTGGCAAACGGCGCCAACGCTCTCGACACCGCCAAGGCACTGCGCAAGACGATTGACGACCTCAAGCCGTTCTTCCCGCAAGGCATGGAAGTGGTGTTCCCGTACGACACCACCCCGGTGGTGACCGAGTCGATCAAAGGTGTGGTTCACACCCTGGTCGAAGCGATTGCGCTGGTGTTCCTGGTGATGTTCCTGTTCCTGCAGAACTTCCGCGCCACCGTCATCACCACGATGACCGTGCCGGTGGTACTGCTCGGTACATTCGGCATCCTCGCGGCGGCCGGCTTCAGCATCAACACCCTGACCATGTTCGGCATGGTGCTGGCCATCGGTTTGCTGGTGGACGACGCCATCGTTGTGGTGGAAAACGTCGAGCGGGTGATGAGCGAAGAAGGCTTGTCACCGAAGGAAGCGACCAAAAAATCCATGGGCCAGATCCAAGGCGCCCTGGTCGGTATCGCCCTGGTGCTGTCGGCGGTATTGCTGCCGATGGCGTTCTTCAGCGGCTCCACCGGTGTGATCTACAAGCAGTTCTCGATCACCATCGTGTCGGCCATGGCCTTGTCGGTACTGGTCGCGCTGATCTTCACCCCGGCGCTGTGCGCCACCATGCTCAAGGCGATTCCGCACGGTGAGCACGGCACGCCGAAAAAAGGTTTCTTCGGCTGGTTCAACCGCAATTTCGACCGTGGCGTCAACAGCTACGAGCGCGGTGTCGGCAACATGTTGTCGCGCAAGGCGCCGTATCTGCTGGCCTACCTGCTGATCGTGATCGGCATGATCTGGCTGTTCACCCGCATTCCGACCGCGTTCCTGCCGGAAGAAGACCAGGGCGTTCTGTTCGCCCAGGTGCAGACGCCAGCCGGTTCCAGTGCCCAGCGCACTCAGGTGGTGGTGGATGAAATGCGTGAATTCCTGCTGCGTCCGACCAAGGATGGCGGTGAAGGCGACGCAGTCGCCTCGGTGTTCACCGTGACCGGCTTCAACTTCGCCGGCCGTGGCCAGAGCTCGGGTATGGCGTTCATCATGCTCAAGCCGTGGGACGAACGTAACGCCGACAACAGCGTGTTCAAACTCGCCGCCCGCGCCCAGCAGCACTTCTTCAGCTTCCGCGATGCGATGGTGTTCGCCTTCGCCCCGCCGGCCGTACTGGAGCTGGGTAACGCCACCGGTTTCGACGTGTTCCTGCAGGACCGCGCCGGTATCGGTCACGAGAAGTTGATGGCTGCACGCAACCAGTTCCTCGGCATGGCCGCGCAGAGCAAGGTGCTCACGCAGGTCCGTCCGAACGGTCTGAACGACGAGCCGCAATTCCAGCTGGAAATCGATGACGAGAAGGCCAGTGCCCTGGGCATCACCATCTCCGACATCAACAACACCCTGTCGATTGCATTGGGCAGTAGCTACGTCAACGACTTCATCGACCGCGGTCGGGTGAAGAAGGTGTACGTGCAGGGCCGGCCAGATTCGCGCATGAGCCCGGAAGACCTGAAGAAGTGGTACGTGCGTAACGCCTCCGGCACCATGGTTCCTTTCTCCGCGTTCGCCAAGGGCGAGTGGATCTACGGTTCGCCAAAGCTGGCGCGTTACAACGGCGTTGAAGCGGTCGAGATCCTTGGTGCCCCGGCGCCGGGTTATTCCACCGGTGAAGCGATGGCCGAAGTCGAGGCGATCGCCAAGAAGCTGCCGGCCGGTGTGGGTATCTCGTGGACCGGTCTGTCGTATGAAGAACGACTCTCCGGCTCGCAGGCTCCGGCGCTGTACGCCCTGTCGCTGCTGATGGTGTTCCTGTGTCTGGCGGCGCTGTATGAAAGCTGGTCGATTCCGATCGCGGTCATGCTCGTGGTACCGCTGGGGATCATCGGTGCGCTGATGGCCACCAGCCTGCGCGGTCTGTCGAACGACGTGTACTTCCAGGTGGGTCTGTTGACGACCATTGGTCTTGCGGCTAAAAACGCCATTCTGATCGTCGAGTTCGCCAAGGAATTGCACGAGCAGGGACGCAGTCTGCGCGATGCGGCCATCGAAGCCTGCCGCATGCGTCTGCGACCGATCATCATGACGTCGCTGGCCTTCGTCCTCGGTGTTGTACCGTTGGCTATCTCCACCGGCGCAGGCTCGGGCAGTCAACACGCGATCGGTACCGGCGTGATTGGCGGTATGCTCACCGCAACGATCCTGGCGATTTTCTGGGTTCCACTGTTCTTCGTCACTGTGTCGTCCATGGGTCAGCGCAAAAACGCCGGCAAGGATGACGCCATAGAAACTCCTAAAGAGGCTGGCCAATGA